From the Verrucomicrobiia bacterium genome, the window TGGCTGCCCACGAGCGGTGCTCGTGGATACAGACCGTGGCCATGACCGGGGCTTTGCGGATGCGGTGGTTAAGGACCACGATGACAAAATCAAGGATACGCTGATCGCGGGGGAAGCGCACCTGATCGGTGTGGTCAATGTTATCTTTCAAGACGGCTCGACCAATACGACGCTTATTCCGTTTGGACAGTTGACGATGAGACGCCAACTCCTTCCGTAACGAGAAATGCTGGATGATTGACGGGCGAGGGGTGTCACCTCTCGCCCGTCATTTTTTACGAACGCAGGCAGGACACTTGAATTTCACCGGCGGCTCTGTTAGGGCTCACTTGACATGCGCATCGCTTTCATGGGAACAGCCGAACTCGCACGCCCGTGCCTTGAGGCGGTGGCGAAGCTGTCCGGACATCAGGTCGTCGCTGTCGTCACCCAGCCCGACCGCCCGAAGGGTCGCGACCTCAAACCTGCGCCACCGCCAATGAAGGTCGCGGCGGAGAGTCTCGGTCTTCCCGTCCAACAACCACTCAAGATTCGCGAGCCCGCCGCCATCGATTCCTTGCGGGCCGCCCAGCCCGACCTCATCATTGTCGTCGCCTACGGCCAGATCCTCCCGAAAGCGGTGTTGCAAATCCCGCGTCTCGGCTGCGTCAATGTCCACACCTCGCTGCTGCCGCGTTGGCGGGGCGCTGCGCCAATTCAATACGCG encodes:
- the fmt gene encoding methionyl-tRNA formyltransferase, which produces MRIAFMGTAELARPCLEAVAKLSGHQVVAVVTQPDRPKGRDLKPAPPPMKVAAESLGLPVQQPLKIREPAAIDSLRAAQPDLIIVVAYGQILPKAVLQIPRLGCVNVHTSLLPRWRGAAPIQYAILHGDHETGVTTMYMDEHMDTGDIILQRAQLIHADDTSATLHDRLAKLGADLLVETVGLIAEGKAPRVKQDEAHATHARKITKEDGRIDWTRSAVEIERQVRAFNPWPGT